Proteins encoded together in one Rhodohalobacter sp. SW132 window:
- a CDS encoding HAD hydrolase-like protein produces the protein MPLNIDEFLSNPRHKRLTFDLFDTLIFRKSGGHRSIFLLFGKELYRKGLISISPERFARQRDLFETRARRNNNWQEIQFEDIYREMFLSFEFDVNTELLMNEEMRIEAEQICAIPGIPYTLDRVREQYGNVIFVSDMYLPHSFLENHIKELGIWKPGDTLYLSSEYGLQKRHGLFKVVMEKENLTPSELFHFGDSPLHDVDSAKRESIGVQHCKYALENRSEKILNDHSFQTEGYTSIMAGCSRIVRLKGNGLSNLKKTAWDTGASVTGPLVFLFAQWIIEQAEQKKIKELCFLARDAYFPYKAVKLLLEKQPDIDLNIRYVYGSRFTYNPLNINELSPDEWESLTNVSGYKYSTLHDLQAALYCEKESFLHYMKQLGFNESDWDRVLADDELEKIKNHAISDPAFNNEIVQGVKDFQKLTLEHFKDGEKESGSVALIDAGWTTNSHAPFYDFIKKSGYDKVRFFYIGLTAKKTKIPADVVDTFIFNNSVNRGINRQNVYYNRPVETLLMANHGRTRSFVKKNGSVEAVLDPPENREFIEGYFEQYEKGIMAFLEEMVPHFERSTPFHDHRSAAEELITRFWRKPTKDEAQLWSKLDWEYDPLGTKTYPLASPYRYTDAWKTFKEGKLPESYSQFWSGGAEQITPSNELFVMRKAVSARNFVNRVADKLPGTVKDVMIRPAARFLKN, from the coding sequence CCGGGCCCGCAGAAACAACAACTGGCAGGAAATTCAATTTGAAGATATTTATAGGGAGATGTTCTTATCATTCGAATTTGACGTGAATACAGAGCTGCTGATGAATGAAGAGATGCGTATTGAAGCGGAACAAATTTGTGCGATTCCGGGCATTCCTTATACCCTGGACCGGGTAAGGGAGCAATATGGAAACGTTATTTTTGTGTCGGACATGTATCTTCCGCACTCCTTCCTTGAAAATCACATAAAAGAACTTGGTATTTGGAAACCGGGAGATACGTTGTATCTCTCTTCGGAATATGGTCTTCAGAAAAGGCACGGTCTTTTCAAGGTGGTTATGGAAAAAGAGAACCTCACTCCGTCTGAACTGTTTCATTTTGGTGATTCTCCCCTCCATGATGTGGACTCTGCAAAACGGGAATCTATCGGGGTTCAGCACTGCAAATACGCACTTGAAAACCGATCTGAAAAAATTTTGAACGACCACTCATTTCAAACGGAGGGATATACATCGATCATGGCGGGGTGTTCACGCATCGTGCGGCTGAAAGGGAATGGGCTTAGTAATTTAAAGAAAACGGCCTGGGATACCGGCGCGAGCGTTACGGGGCCGCTCGTATTCTTGTTTGCTCAGTGGATCATAGAGCAGGCAGAGCAGAAAAAAATCAAAGAGCTCTGTTTTTTAGCACGGGATGCATATTTCCCTTACAAAGCCGTAAAGCTTTTGCTTGAAAAACAACCGGATATCGATCTTAATATCCGGTATGTATATGGAAGCCGGTTTACATACAATCCGTTGAATATTAATGAATTGAGCCCGGATGAGTGGGAAAGCCTGACAAACGTCTCAGGATATAAATATAGTACTCTTCATGATCTTCAGGCTGCACTTTACTGCGAAAAAGAAAGCTTTCTGCACTACATGAAGCAGCTGGGATTTAATGAGAGTGATTGGGATCGGGTTCTTGCGGACGATGAGCTGGAAAAGATAAAAAATCATGCAATTTCAGATCCTGCGTTTAACAACGAGATAGTGCAGGGTGTAAAAGATTTTCAAAAATTGACCCTTGAACATTTTAAAGATGGAGAAAAAGAAAGCGGCTCCGTTGCGCTGATTGATGCCGGGTGGACCACAAATTCGCACGCACCTTTTTATGATTTTATTAAAAAGTCGGGGTATGATAAAGTAAGGTTCTTCTATATTGGGCTAACCGCTAAGAAAACCAAAATTCCGGCGGATGTAGTGGACACTTTTATCTTTAACAACTCAGTTAACCGAGGTATAAACCGGCAAAATGTTTATTATAACCGGCCGGTTGAAACTCTGCTAATGGCGAATCACGGCAGGACACGCTCTTTTGTGAAAAAGAACGGATCGGTAGAAGCGGTACTGGACCCGCCTGAAAACAGAGAGTTTATAGAAGGGTATTTCGAACAGTACGAAAAAGGGATAATGGCATTTTTAGAAGAAATGGTCCCGCACTTCGAACGCAGCACACCTTTTCACGATCACAGGAGTGCAGCGGAAGAATTGATCACCCGCTTCTGGAGAAAACCTACGAAAGACGAAGCACAGCTGTGGTCAAAACTGGATTGGGAGTATGATCCTCTCGGTACTAAAACCTACCCGCTGGCAAGCCCTTATCGTTATACGGATGCATGGAAAACGTTTAAAGAGGGCAAGTTACCGGAGAGCTATAGCCAGTTCTGGAGCGGCGGGGCCGAACAAATCACCCCGTCAAATGAGTTGTTTGTAATGAGAAAAGCCGTTTCAGCCAGGAATTTTGTTAACAGAGTGGCGGATAAATTGCCTGGGACAGTGAAAGATGTGATGATCAGGCCAGCTGCAAGGTTCCTTAAAAATTGA